The genomic region GGCTTGGCGACTTGGAACGAACACACACGAATCATGTCCATCATGCGCTTCCGCTACTTTGTAATTATGTTATGGGTCAAAAATACTTTTGTggtatataacttttatttagaAGCTAGACCTTAAAGCTTAACATGTTATGTCTTTTGAACGTGTCGTAGAATTTCTTGAAATAATGATGATTGTTAAAAAAAAACAGGGAACCGCTCATGttacggacgggtcatgcccaatttttgttagAAATAGTATGTCATTAATAATATTTCCAAATGTGCATTAAGGGTGTTTCAAATACTTTTGATACAAATAAATTATGTTTAGTTGTTAAACTTTAAATCTTAGTATGCCACGTCTTACGTGTAAACCTAGTTGGTTGCGAATGTCTAAACGGAAATGGTTTTTGTATGAACAATTAAGTTTATTTCTAAAGGTATGTAAAAAGTTCAAATTGGGTCGTGATTTTCGACAATAAAGTATTGAGTTTAGACCTTATGGAAAGTGGACGTTTcagaaaaagagttttgttgtataaaagaggaaatgatagtgcatcagtggactatcacaacacgctaaaaatttggaaagtcaaatgtgataaacaatctcactgtggatgtgccagtaggtttttatacatttagtagattgttttcgagatataaatctaaatatcaaacttgcttatattgTGGGGAACAtatctcggatatatgggtaacccccgaaatcttgtttgaaatgtccctctttttgagatactaggtctttatactcagtgatatctggggtattatcccgggacttctgatattgcggaagcaatggcctagtccctgtataatactttgcatatgCTTTAAATTTTAAAGCCAGCCCCCAGTACAaagaatgatgaaacattgcaatatgctaatcatgtgctgttgaagaaaagattctctaaggGGGAACATacctaaagtcgaaccatcatctctctgcacgaacggacgttttgacctgagctctcatggtttcgcatttaacccttaaacatatatcatctaggtatactcacctgtaagactgaatattgggatctggatacgggagtatattcaagaggtgggacacgcgaataagtttaagtccttaaaacattaatctcgtatctcggaacagttgaactttgtgtgaaaatttaaatggaccagtatactgacaatctaagtgaattgtttagaacttaaaatgtttaaagtttaacggtgttggtgacttgtttcataaactgatatgattctcttacacaaactcacaaaaatactgtctgtaaatatttctttactgcatttctttataGAAAGATCTCAAAaagatttgagtgtgttttagcataaaattttgaaaaatccaaaaagattttcgacaacggatgttgaagagctgattttcaaaattctgagtactaaacatgatgaacattttgtgagggggagtttgtgtgtTTGCCTACAAGTGGTGATCAGAAACtgttaaatgttaaatcattctatttctacaagtggttcatcagagatctATATTGAAAAATCATTTATTGATTAATCGTTACCTGTGAGTggtataaatttgtcaaatgttaaaatttgagaaatttattgtgaggtagagaatgtgcaggtgtGAGATTTAAGAAGAGACAGGTTTCGATACCTGAGGATTCTGTGTTTAGAGtaagccaggtttcgatcctgaGCAAAGTGTGAACCAGGTCACgatccagactgcgatcccagctgattGATAGGGGAGTCTGTAGATGTAAGAGCCAAGTTATGATTCTGGAAGCCTGATATTCACGCAAGCTGCTAATGCTGATGAAGtgaaggaatcaagagatctgatcaagagaattgaagAGAGATAAGAGCCAGCTACAGATTTTGGGATGCTAGAGTGAAGATTGAAGGTTGAAGATCAACATCTGAGGGAAGATTAGTTGTTCGAGGGAAGTCTGTTGGTGCTgatagagaagagaagagagaaatttgaggatgctttacaatgTTAGATACTTCAGAGGATTtcgagaggactgataaagactgaagatgcgaagactcgacattgaagactcgtcaacattcgagggggagtctgttagtgcatgcgtctgtcgacttcgtcttgtatcgagtcttgtattagaatagatagatcagggcacgttttacgagaaaatgtCAAATTATAGGTTTGAAGTAATATAGCACGAAATTACCATTgggtaatttcgcacggaattaaacatggtaattccgcacggaactAGATTTCGTGTGAAATCTAATTTCGCTTGGAAATTTCGTGCTGAATTAGAAACCTATAAATACCTGTgtcttgatttcatttgtaactttccggcttgtgtaccgaagtgctgccgaagtgtctactcgctgtaattctttgtcaaatcaatcaaaagactGTTTAAAGTGTATTCTAGCTGAATTGAActtgatacgtctgtttccgcctttcgtattgagcaaaaactcttctgatcgactcgttcgggtctgaaaacgatcctacactccAAAAAAATCCAATCCACTGTATCATACGCCTTCTGAATATCAATTTTAAACGAACATCTAGGAGGACCAAATCTACGATGATAGTTATGCATTAACTCCTGAGTGAGTAAAATATTGTCAGATATTTTCCGCCCGGGAACAAACGCCGATTGCTTCATGCTAACAATGTCACACAATCCTTCCTTTATTCTATTGGCAATGATCTTGCTAATACATTTATAAATAGTGTTGCAACAAGAAATAGGTCTATAATCCCTTATAGTAGTCGGAGTGCTTACCTTCGGGATCAGCGAGATAATTGTATGGTTAAGTTGTTGGAGGAGTTTCCCATTCATAAAGAAATCCTTGACCGCCGCACAGACATCATCACCTACCACATCCCACGCGTTTTTAAAAAAGATCGAAGTGTATCCATCTGGCCAAGGAGCTTTATTACCCGCAATGGAGAACATAGCCGTTTTAACCTCCTCATTTGTCACCTGCCGCACCATATGCTCAACCTTATCAGCGGATAACACATGAGGAGAGAGAAAGATGCAAGAGAGAGAAGAAGCAGGGCCGGCAAGATCGTCCTCCAGCCAACGGAGACGACGCGACGGAGGgaaggggggcggtgtgggggtgcGACGCCGGGGCTCGCCGGGGCAGGGCCGGCCCCCATACCCACTGGTCTAAGAAGTTAAGAGTGTTGACTATTAAAATTCAATTTTTATGATAAATAATATGTATATTTTTTGGGAAATGAAACAAAGAAAACAAAAACcacaataatatatatataaaagatatACTGAATTCAAATTAGTATATTCAAATTCATATTATATTCAACAAAATGAGAACAATACAATTATAGGATTAATCTTTTGTCTCCCACCTACGACCACGAACATGATACAACATATAATCACTGCTGCTGCTTTCACCACCACTTTCTGCACTTGTATACCCTCCACCTACCGATTTCTTACGATGCCTCTTTTTCTTGGTTGCCCCGCTGTCACTAAAGCTTCCGTTCAAAAGAGGATCATCGATCCCACGTATTACTCTTTTTGTCGGTGAAGTGTTGCTGATGCAACTATCGTCTTTTGCTCTCCTGTTTATGTTTTGTGATATTTTATGCAGTTTTTGATTGAATCTCGATAACCCCTTCTCCACAGGTTCTACAGCTTGGTTCACAGTGAACTTCAAATCATTAACAATCTGTGTGTGTATCAAAGACCAAGAGAAAATCAGCTACGCGCCCAAGGAAAATAATATTCGAAGTTATATTATATGAAAACTGGGAATTAAAAGGAACATACTGATAATTTTTTGTCTAGTGGAAGATACGTGGAAAAAAAGGTTAAAAACTGCAGCGTCTATAGGTACGGTAAGTAACTTTAAAGCCTAGACTTAACAGCTTCGATTCTAGTTGTGTTGTCTGAAAGTTAAAAGCCTAAATCATGAACTCAACGATATAGCAAAAAAAATCTTATGAAATATAGGTGCAAAAGAAAGAAAGATGTAATACAAAACATGTTACCATTTAAGATGGTGGATGACGAAGGCATCCAATGGTTCTAGATGTACAGAGAAGAATAAATTTTTAGGAATTATTTAGCTGAACATTTCCTTCCTCCAAAAATAGATCGTACAGATACGATTCAAGGAAAAAAATCCTCATAAAGAGGGAACAGATTCGTAAAATGGATCGTATTTATGGATTGGCATGGCAGGTCAAACCCAGCATGAACCCGTAAATTTAAGACATCTTGTCAAACACGCGAACCCGAAGTCCTAACACAACACGTGTATTCACAGGTTGACACGAAACCCAGAAAAGTAACTTATACTATGTCTATGcatatttattaatattctataatacaaatttacaaccaaatACACAAATGTTTATACAACAATTACGTTTGAACTATCATGTCCGATGCTCATTTCTCTTTTTATCGTTTAAATTTTGGCATAAAATATTCAATCAAATTAATAATTATGACatcaaaaacttaaaaataatAACATTAAACGGGTCACCCCGTTAACCCGTCAGGTCGACCAGAACCCAACGCTTCAGTATAATCATTTTTAATCAAGAATTTGGTTGTCATTAAAGTTGTGGTTGACAGTCTTTTCAGTCTTAAGGTTTTCGATTTGAGAACATCTCTAGTGAAAGTTTTGTCATAAACCATCTACAGAGACTTTGGGCTTCAATGGAAAAAAGTATGCTACATATGTAATTTAGTTCAGGATGTTGTTGAAAGGGAAAGATCTCTGGAGTCTGGAGATTATTTTCGCCTGAAGAACAGAAACTTGATACACGAGGCGGGTCCAGAGAGAAATCTGATATCGTTTCCGCTTCAACCCCTATCACAGTTGTTTCACAGTGGTAATACAAATCTGATATTCTTACTGTTCACTCTCTTACAAACTTTAACTGCTTCTGTTGAGACACAAATTTCAACAAGCATTAAGATGCAACGATCTGATAACGGTGGAGAATATGTCACACAAGTTCCAACTTCCAATCTTTCTGCAACATATTGTAGTATTATATCTCAAGCGTCTTGTTATAGTACCCCACAACGAATTGAGTGGCTAAAGAGTCTTCACTTGTTAGATATGGTTCTAACTTCTAACATTACCGACTCCTCGATATCACCGAGATTTTGGGTGGAAGCTCTCTCTACTGCAGTTCATTTGATTAACCGATTACCTTCACAAATATTCATTTTTGACTCCCATTCTTATCGACCGACTCCCTGGTGAACGAAGAACGATCATGTTTTTATGCTTTAATTTCATTGCTAACTCAACTGCTTACACATTTCAAGACGTAATTTTCTTTAAGCATGCATCCCCCTTCGACAAAGTTGTGCTTCCTATCTTTACCGATAAGGCCATAATCAACATATTCAGCCTATTGAGCGTTATAAGCTAGCTGTTGTCTATAAATGAAGACAAACCGCTTCATCACAAGTCTTTAGCAGATCCAACACTAACGATCCAAATTCAAGTTTCAGAAACTTATATGTGGTCAATTATAATGTAGGCACAAAAGTGTATTATGTTTGTTTTTTTGTCAGTCATTATTTAGATTTTAGACCACATCTTATTCTGTTGTTATTTATAATGTTGAAGACTGTTAGCTATCACTCTTCTATGCCTATTATACGACACACGCACgcatatataatatatatgtgCTTTTTTGTCGTCGAGGGCATGAACCTTTTTGTGCCTTGCGTAGCCGACAAGCGAGCCCTTTGTGCATTACAACTTCGACTGCCTAGATAAAACAGTAGATCTTCTCACACTTATCCATTTAGGAGTTATATATTAATAGGTTCTCAGCTCTATGAGCCTTGGTGGTATGCTTTAATAGCATTCAAGAAAGTAAGCTATTAACTAAGTGAAACATTTAAAGAAACAAACAATATAGCACAACATACTAGACCAAAAACAAAAGAGTAATAATACCATAAACAATTCATATGAAATGAATTGATAAGAATCAGAAAACTTACGTATTCACCACCACCAAGAAAAACATCACGAACACTCTCTCTGATGGCGGTTTTAGTCTTGACATAATTATCATCATCAGGTTGAGGGAGACGTAGTTTAGTAGGGCGCTCACTATCCCGAATCTCATCAGGGTCTATTGGGCAGTCTGTAGAAGCATAGTCTCCAAGAACTGATACATTGCCCTTAAAAAGGTCTCCCATTAACTCATATGGTTTTGAGGGAAACACGTATAAGTGAACCACAGAAGCAATGCCCATCTGTTCTGGATTCAAACAAAACACCAGTTAACATATAAAGAAAGATATACTAGTTCAAAAGAAAAAAAGGAAAATTACCTCAATGCAAATAATGAAATCCTGGATACTTGTTTTAAACTGTAGAGTATGAGCTATTGGACTTCTGACTAACCCTAAGGCATAAAGAAAAGCAATAGCCACACCTTGCCACCATGTCAAAAATACAATCGACTTAAATGATAAAAACTTGGCCAGTGGGTGAATATGTGCCAGCTCATCAGCTGTAATTTCATAAAACATTACTAAGCAATAAAGAGCCCATGACTGACTAAAATTTAAAACAACAGCCACGTAAGGATACCTACACATTCAACAAAAGGAATGTTATGTTAGTAAACTAAAATCTTAATAGCTTAGAATCCATTTGAGGTGAATCAAAAAGACTATCTTACCCACACCCCCACTTGAAGTCTCCTTCACAATATACATCAAAAGCTTCAAGAATCACTGCTAGAACAGCGGTAACAGCCTTTATTATCACCTGTTGTTAAGAAGAAATTTTTCATCAAACATGGAATCGGCATTCGGTGAACAAAATACGGTTTGCATCTCGAATGTGAAAACTTACATACTGTACAATTCCAATTTTGATGATTAGGTAAACCCTCTGGCCCAATCGCCATGGTTTCAAAAACAAATTCATTGGAAATATGTGCTTTACGGTTCCATTTTCAGAACTTGGCTCTAGTAAGGGGGTTTTTGGTCCTGCACGCCCTTCCCTCTCAAGAAACTCAATTGTCCTGTCCTCGCCTCCTAATAAAAGAGAAAAAACGTGTCATATAACTGGTAAATAAAAATACACTAGCAGCTGTTATATACCACTCGATATACTCTGATTCTCATACTGATGTCCaactctcactttctttcattctTAGCTTACATAACTAGTATTATGTTCAAGGATACAATATATTCGTTGTGGTCATTAATAGCTGAATTTAACAAACTAtagtttctttaaaaaaaaagccAGAAGATACATACCCAAGCATGCAACAAGATATCTACCAAAGCAATACATTGCAAAAGCTTCATAACAGTCTCTCAGAATACCGATATCAACACTAATTGAGGGATTCAACAGTGACACAAACTGCAAGAAGACAAGAACAAAGTCATAACTAGAGCATGTACAATCCAATTCAGACCTTAACATAAAATAAGATAATTACACAATGAAGGGTAACCAAATTTCATTCCACTCCCAACAAAAACGGTATTTAACTATCGAGAAATCGTTTCtcgatttttttaaaaaaaaaagttataaacattCTTATTAACAAAAATGGATTAACAAGAATACAGTATTAACAGTTTGATATACTTGATTAACATACTAATTTCTTTTTGTATT from Helianthus annuus cultivar XRQ/B chromosome 10, HanXRQr2.0-SUNRISE, whole genome shotgun sequence harbors:
- the LOC110885156 gene encoding protein LAZ1; this translates as MNKFVADDLVSLIGALKYSPPTWPIIVAGVFVFISLTLSIYLLFEHLSAYKNPEEQKFLFGIILMPPCYAVESFVSLLNPSISVDIGILRDCYEAFAMYCFGRYLVACLGGEDRTIEFLEREGRAGPKTPLLEPSSENGTVKHIFPMNLFLKPWRLGQRVYLIIKIGIVQYVIIKAVTAVLAVILEAFDVYCEGDFKWGCGYPYVAVVLNFSQSWALYCLVMFYEITADELAHIHPLAKFLSFKSIVFLTWWQGVAIAFLYALGLVRSPIAHTLQFKTSIQDFIICIEMGIASVVHLYVFPSKPYELMGDLFKGNVSVLGDYASTDCPIDPDEIRDSERPTKLRLPQPDDDNYVKTKTAIRESVRDVFLGGGEYIVNDLKFTVNQAVEPVEKGLSRFNQKLHKISQNINRRAKDDSCISNTSPTKRVIRGIDDPLLNGSFSDSGATKKKRHRKKSVGGGYTSAESGGESSSSDYMLYHVRGRRWETKD